The following proteins are encoded in a genomic region of Candidatus Thermoplasmatota archaeon:
- a CDS encoding 50S ribosomal protein L44e, with the protein MIRPPAIMTYCPSCQKHTLHEIEKVKKKKASELKQGQRRFRRVTAGYGGYPRPKPEEREKPTKRVLLRYRCKECGKAHQKRCIRAKKFEFKR; encoded by the coding sequence ATGATAAGACCGCCTGCCATAATGACATATTGCCCATCATGCCAAAAGCATACGTTGCATGAGATTGAGAAGGTTAAGAAAAAGAAGGCATCTGAATTGAAACAGGGGCAGAGACGATTTCGCCGTGTTACCGCAGGCTATGGAGGCTATCCGAGACCAAAACCAGAAGAAAGAGAAAAACCCACGAAAAGAGTGCTTTTGCGGTACAGATGCAAGGAATGCGGAAAAGCCCATCAAAAGAGATGCATAAGGGCAAAGAAATTTGAATTTAAGAGGTGA
- a CDS encoding 30S ribosomal protein S27e — translation MGNFVRVKCKDCNNEQIIFKKVSTVVICQVCGSVLAEPTGGIANIKGEISEELK, via the coding sequence ATGGGAAATTTCGTCAGGGTTAAATGCAAGGATTGTAACAACGAACAAATTATTTTCAAAAAGGTGAGTACCGTCGTGATTTGCCAAGTGTGCGGAAGCGTGCTGGCAGAACCAACCGGTGGGATAGCAAATATAAAAGGAGAAATATCGGAGGAGTTGAAATAA
- a CDS encoding translation initiation factor IF-2 subunit alpha translates to MPAKKIPDKGELVVCTVLKAKGFGAFVKLEEYPDTEGFIHIKEVASGWVKHIRNYVKEGQKIVCKVMEVDPTKGYIDLSLKRVNEHQRREKTQQWKNEHKAEKLFQMVADRIGKNVEECYEKFGNDLIKKYGSLYEAFDEVAYDNEVLKKDGFSGDWISAFEDVAKENIIIPFVDISGYVELFSPGKDGVKHIRNALKKIEKNYDNVSVTVKYASAPRYRVSVTAPDYKTAEKELKECAERGIEYIKKHGGMGTFKRKIK, encoded by the coding sequence ATGCCTGCAAAGAAAATTCCCGATAAAGGAGAACTGGTTGTCTGTACGGTTTTAAAGGCAAAGGGTTTTGGGGCATTTGTAAAGCTTGAAGAATACCCAGACACCGAAGGCTTCATTCACATAAAAGAAGTTGCATCTGGATGGGTAAAGCACATACGGAATTATGTAAAGGAAGGGCAGAAAATTGTATGCAAGGTGATGGAAGTTGACCCAACAAAAGGTTATATCGATTTATCGCTGAAAAGAGTGAATGAACATCAGCGAAGAGAAAAAACACAGCAATGGAAAAATGAGCACAAGGCAGAAAAACTTTTTCAGATGGTTGCTGACAGGATCGGAAAGAATGTGGAAGAATGCTACGAGAAATTTGGCAATGATCTCATAAAAAAATACGGCTCCCTATATGAGGCGTTTGACGAAGTAGCATATGACAATGAGGTGTTGAAAAAAGATGGTTTTAGCGGAGATTGGATATCTGCTTTTGAGGATGTTGCAAAGGAAAACATCATCATCCCATTTGTCGATATAAGCGGGTATGTGGAATTATTTTCTCCCGGCAAAGACGGTGTAAAGCACATAAGAAATGCCCTTAAAAAAATAGAAAAAAATTATGATAATGTTAGCGTAACGGTAAAATACGCATCTGCCCCCAGATATAGGGTGAGTGTAACAGCACCGGATTATAAGACGGCGGAGAAGGAACTGAAGGAATGTGCTGAAAGAGGGATAGAATATATAAAAAAGCATGGCGGCATGGGAACCTTTAAAAGGAAAATAAAATGA
- a CDS encoding RNA-protein complex protein Nop10 → MKYCTSCKRYTLENDCPLCGKKTTQVGPARFSPQDTYGEYRRKLKKEEKYGKKKIENR, encoded by the coding sequence ATGAAGTATTGTACATCTTGCAAACGATATACTCTGGAGAATGATTGTCCGTTGTGCGGAAAAAAAACCACCCAGGTGGGACCTGCACGGTTTTCCCCGCAAGACACCTATGGAGAATACAGAAGGAAATTAAAAAAAGAGGAAAAATATGGCAAGAAAAAAATTGAAAATAGATGA
- a CDS encoding proteasome assembly chaperone family protein, with translation MARKKLKIDESTVIYSEKPELHNPILIEGLPGVGNVGKLAAEHLISEIKAKKFAEIYSTDFPPQVFVNHDGIVQLVKNELYYWKGDIDLIILTGDYQGLSTRGQYILVQSILDMVEKYGTTMIYTLGGYGVGVDVEKPRVTGAATHKSLIKKFKKYGIVFKDEGGGGIVGASGLLLGIGKMRGMKGVCLMGETSGYMVDPNSAREILKILTKILGIKISFSKLEDKAEEISRIAKHIRNLEKTAREKDTSSDNLSYIG, from the coding sequence ATGGCAAGAAAAAAATTGAAAATAGATGAATCAACTGTAATATATTCAGAAAAACCTGAATTGCACAATCCCATATTGATAGAAGGTTTGCCCGGCGTGGGAAATGTCGGAAAACTCGCAGCAGAACACCTCATAAGCGAGATAAAGGCAAAGAAATTTGCAGAGATATATTCAACAGATTTTCCTCCGCAGGTGTTTGTCAATCATGATGGTATCGTACAACTTGTAAAAAACGAATTGTATTATTGGAAAGGGGACATTGACCTCATCATACTGACGGGTGACTACCAGGGCCTATCGACCAGAGGGCAATACATACTCGTCCAGTCAATACTGGACATGGTCGAAAAATACGGGACAACGATGATATATACTCTGGGGGGGTACGGGGTCGGAGTGGATGTCGAAAAACCCCGCGTGACAGGCGCAGCTACCCACAAAAGTTTGATAAAAAAATTCAAAAAATATGGCATAGTTTTTAAGGATGAAGGAGGGGGTGGAATCGTCGGCGCCTCCGGTCTGCTTCTTGGAATCGGTAAGATGAGAGGGATGAAAGGAGTATGCCTTATGGGGGAGACATCCGGATATATGGTGGATCCAAACAGTGCAAGAGAGATTCTAAAGATTCTTACGAAGATCCTTGGCATTAAAATAAGCTTTTCAAAGCTGGAAGATAAAGCCGAAGAAATAAGCAGAATAGCAAAGCATATCAGGAATCTGGAGAAAACCGCAAGGGAAAAAGATACATCATCTGATAACCTCAGCTACATAGGATAA